One Rosa chinensis cultivar Old Blush chromosome 5, RchiOBHm-V2, whole genome shotgun sequence genomic region harbors:
- the LOC112201870 gene encoding 50S ribosomal protein L15, producing MLLRRRLTSLLSTSILGPKPTLTLTPTPSPQSSLHFLAQCTNPNPSFSSNGKAAAALGIVQGVRAYSSLLSLNDLRPKVPRKQKTRKGRGIGSGKGKTAGRGHKGQKARGSGKLGFEGGQTPLRRRLPKRGFKNPFSLTFQPVGLGKIAKLINAGKIDSSELITMKTLKDTGAIGKQIKDGVRLMGRGAEHIKWPINLEVSRVTVRAKDAVEAAGGSVRRVYYNKLGFRALLTPEWFEKKGRLLPRAARPPPKQKDKVDSIGRLPAPTKPIPFLTEENEAASTSST from the exons ATGTTGCTCAGAAGAAGACTCACTTCCCTTCTCTCCACCTCCATCCTcggccccaaacccactctcactctcactcccACTCCCTCGCCCCAATCCTCCCTACATTTCCTTGCCCAATGcaccaaccctaaccctagcttcaGCAGCAATGGCAAAGCCGCCGCAGCCTTGGGGATTGTTCAGGGAGTGAGGGCGTACAGTAGTCTGCTGAGCTTGAACGATCTGAGACCCAAAGTGCCCAGGAAGCAGAAGACCAGGAAAGGCCGAGGGATTGGGTCGGGGAAAGGCAAGACGGCTGGGCGAGGCCACAAGGGTCAGAAGGCCAGGGGCTCCGGGAAGTTGGGGTTCGAAGGTGGACAGACCCCGCTGCGACGTCGTTTGCCCAAGCGTGGGTTTAAGAACCCCTTTAGTCTCACTTTTCAG CCAGTAGGATTAGGAAAGATTGCCAAGCTAATAAATGCGGGGAAGATCGATTCTTCAGAGTTGATTACAATGAAGACTCTCAAG GATACAGGGGCAATAGGGAAGCAGATAAAAGATGGAGTGAGATTAATGGGACGTGGCGCTGAACACATCAAGTGGCCAATTAATTTAGAG GTATCACGTGTCACCGTAAGGGCAAAGGATGCAGTTGAAGCTGCAGGGGGGTCTGTCAGAAGAGTGTATTACAACAAGTTAGGCTTTCGAGCTTTGCTCACACCTGAGTGGTTTGAAAAGAAGGGGAGATTATTGCCAAGAGCAGCCAGACCTCCACCAAAACAGAAGGATAAGGTTGACAGCATTGGCCGCTTGCCAGCCCCAACCAAACCTATTCCATTTTTGACTGAAGAAAACGAGGCGGCCTCCACTTCATCTACTTGA